From Verrucomicrobiia bacterium, the proteins below share one genomic window:
- the cmr6 gene encoding type III-B CRISPR module RAMP protein Cmr6, producing MSAATIPMPGDVARLIGSAAQYVENRSLLLDKFVFHKSWGLHEIKANDAHRWSLLRIADGGDAEIAREAKKRKDEADRLARKGMNPDKVVKLRIEAKLAEHLATTAKPHSDLANLRARHTRHLLGLFRRAYGDRAAVTIGQLEGRLAINLANSLIQNAGICLDRLFGLPYIPGSAVKGACRHAALAELKTASSAETPALLALFCAVFGTSEVDFKTGDLKAFREQDAGRDTDRKGAVSFLPAYPVNEARIVVDLTNVHYPLYYGGDKKRNIAPGLSSSLKEEKPQPNPFPAVEVGAQFAFCLVLNGINDNPALLTHACRWLETALTVRGLGAKTACGYGWFSLRPEALKQIVAEEAKEAEAAEKKARDELAKAEAAAKEVARKASLSPKDAAADELVSLNEQAFATLAKQLVAQDEIRQRAFIDLLRNHKEKRDRWKTWKKKKPDLAKSISDVCAELNLPPLP from the coding sequence ATGAGTGCCGCAACCATTCCAATGCCTGGTGATGTTGCCCGACTGATTGGTTCGGCGGCGCAATACGTCGAGAATCGCAGCCTGCTGCTGGACAAGTTCGTGTTTCACAAGAGTTGGGGACTTCACGAGATCAAAGCCAACGACGCGCACCGCTGGAGCCTTCTCCGGATTGCCGACGGCGGAGACGCTGAAATCGCCCGCGAGGCGAAAAAGCGCAAAGACGAGGCGGATCGCTTGGCGCGAAAGGGCATGAATCCAGACAAGGTGGTCAAGCTTCGCATTGAAGCCAAACTGGCTGAACACTTGGCCACGACCGCCAAGCCACATTCCGATCTGGCAAACCTCCGCGCCCGCCACACGCGTCACCTGCTCGGCCTCTTCCGCAGAGCCTATGGCGACCGTGCTGCCGTCACCATCGGCCAACTCGAAGGCCGCCTCGCCATCAATCTCGCCAACAGCCTCATCCAGAACGCCGGCATCTGTCTCGACCGACTCTTCGGCTTGCCCTACATTCCCGGATCCGCGGTCAAAGGCGCGTGCCGCCATGCCGCCCTAGCTGAACTCAAGACGGCCAGTAGTGCCGAGACCCCTGCCTTACTGGCTCTCTTTTGCGCCGTCTTTGGCACCTCGGAAGTTGATTTCAAAACGGGCGACCTGAAAGCCTTCCGCGAGCAGGACGCTGGACGCGACACCGACCGCAAAGGCGCTGTTTCTTTCCTGCCCGCCTATCCGGTAAACGAAGCCCGCATCGTGGTGGACCTGACCAATGTCCACTACCCGCTCTACTATGGCGGAGATAAGAAGCGAAACATTGCCCCAGGATTGTCCTCATCGCTCAAAGAGGAGAAGCCTCAACCCAATCCCTTCCCCGCCGTCGAGGTCGGCGCGCAATTCGCCTTCTGCCTCGTCCTCAATGGCATCAACGACAATCCCGCTCTGTTGACCCACGCCTGCCGCTGGCTCGAAACCGCCCTCACCGTGCGCGGCTTGGGCGCCAAGACCGCCTGTGGCTATGGCTGGTTTTCGCTGCGACCTGAAGCACTGAAGCAAATCGTCGCCGAGGAAGCCAAGGAAGCAGAAGCGGCGGAGAAAAAGGCGAGAGACGAACTTGCCAAAGCCGAAGCCGCCGCGAAAGAGGTCGCCCGCAAAGCTTCCCTCTCTCCAAAAGACGCGGCCGCCGACGAACTGGTCAGTCTCAACGAGCAAGCGTTCGCGACGCTCGCCAAGCAACTCGTCGCGCAGGACGAAATCAGGCAGCGCGCTTTCATCGACTTGCTGCGCAACCACAAGGAAAAGCGCGACCGCTGGAAGACTTGGAAGAAGAAGAAGCCGGACCTCGCGAAGAGCATCTCGGACGTCTGCGCCGAACTCAACCTGCCGCCATTGCCATGA
- the cmr4 gene encoding type III-B CRISPR module RAMP protein Cmr4 encodes MTTKILFLFTRTPLHVGAGASVGAIDQPVQRERHTGFPIIPGSSIKGVLRDHIFPNAIEGEHTDADKLFGKGSKGKDASAGHISFGEARLVAFPVRSAKGAFALAVSPLTLSRLNRDAGWGLTIPSMPEVMTCRAGAKLVIDRPDAKGVVLEEYAFKQAGEFPSEWEHKLTSLLSDSVLANAAGRFVLLSDGDLSNFAVNACQVNQHVRIDDETGTADKGGLFNEETVPSETLLYSAFTTLRRESESNAVFDALMSEQLVQFGGDGTTGLGFCSVKLA; translated from the coding sequence ATGACCACCAAAATCCTCTTCCTGTTCACCCGAACTCCCCTCCACGTCGGTGCCGGCGCCAGCGTCGGCGCCATAGACCAGCCCGTCCAGCGCGAGCGCCACACGGGATTCCCGATCATTCCCGGCAGCTCGATCAAGGGCGTTCTGCGCGATCACATTTTCCCCAACGCGATTGAAGGTGAGCACACAGACGCTGATAAACTCTTCGGCAAGGGCTCGAAGGGCAAAGACGCCAGCGCCGGTCACATCAGCTTTGGAGAAGCGCGCCTGGTCGCCTTCCCCGTTCGCTCGGCCAAAGGCGCTTTCGCCCTTGCCGTTTCGCCGCTCACGCTCAGCCGCCTCAACCGCGATGCAGGTTGGGGACTGACCATCCCTTCCATGCCCGAGGTCATGACCTGCCGGGCGGGAGCAAAGCTCGTGATTGACCGTCCGGATGCCAAGGGCGTGGTGCTCGAGGAGTATGCCTTCAAGCAAGCTGGTGAATTCCCGTCCGAATGGGAACACAAACTCACCAGCCTGCTCTCAGACTCCGTTCTCGCGAACGCCGCAGGACGCTTCGTGCTCCTTTCCGACGGGGATCTATCGAATTTCGCCGTCAACGCGTGCCAGGTGAATCAGCATGTTCGAATCGACGACGAGACGGGCACCGCCGATAAAGGCGGTCTGTTCAACGAGGAGACGGTTCCCTCCGAAACCTTGCTCTACTCCGCGTTCACAACCCTGCGCAGGGAATCCGAAAGCAACGCGGTCTTCGATGCCCTCATGTCGGAGCAACTCGTGCAGTTCGGCGGCGACGGCACAACCGGCTTGGGGTTCTGCTCGGTCAAACTTGCCTAG